The genomic window GTGAATCCACCGCCGGGTGCACAAGCTGTCAAGTCGCCCTCGATACGGTCGCGGCATGACTGTCCTGGAAGAGCTCGGCGCCGCGAAGTACGTCCTGCTGACGACCTTCCGCCGGGACGGCCGCGCGGTGTCGACAGCGGTGTGGATCCTGCCCGCCCCCGGCGGCGAGCTGGCCGTCTGGACCGGCGAGGACACCGGCAAACTCAAACGGATCCGCAACAACAGCGACGTCACGCTGGCGCCCTGCACGGTCCGGGGCAAGGTGCTGGGCGAGACGGTGCGGGCAACCGCCCGGATCGGCAGCCGTGAGCAGACCCTCTGGGCGACGAAGCGGATCCTGCGCAAGTACGGCCTGATCGGCCTGTCAGTCCTCACCGGCAGCCTGCTCAAGAACCGCCGGATCGGCGGCGTCGCGGTCCTACTGACCCTTCAGGACTGAGGTCGTCACCGGGTCAGCTTCTCGGCCAGGCTGTCGAGCTGTTCGCACATGTGCGGAGGCCCACCGCCCTGGAAGGAACCGAGTACCTCGCTGGCCCGGTCGAACGCCTCCCGCGCCCCGCCTCGGCACCGAGGGTGATCAACAGCTCGGACAGGCCACGGAACGCCTGAAAGCGGTACGGGCCCTGGCCGACCGAGCGGCCCCGTCGGAGCGAACACCACCTGCGGGTTGAAGCTGCTGTGCAGGTAGTACTGCAGCAGCCGGGTGACCGCGGCACGCTGATCAGCCTCGGTGTCGATCGAGTGGAAGAGCTCTTCCGCGTACGCCCGGACCAGCACGTGCGCGGTGTAACAGCCGCCGTTCTGCTCGTTGACCAGCGCGGCCTCGGCCGGTTCCTACCGGCCTCGGCCGGTTCCTCCAGGGCGGCCCGGATGGCGGCGGCGTCCACACCGGCCAGACTGGCACAGGCCTCGGCGGTGATGCCTGCGGTGGGCGCCTGCGACAGCAGCCAAAACAGCCGGGCCGCGCCGGGGCCGAGCTGGCGGTACGACCAGGAGAACGCGGTCCGCGGGTCTATCACGCCACGGCCCTCCGGGAACGCCGCCAGCCGTCGCGCGCCGTCACGCAGTTCGGCGGTGACCGTGGCCATCGACAGTTTCGGGCGCACACTGAGCCGGGCGGCCCGGACGGCCAGGGCCAGCGGCAGCCGGCCGCAGAGCTCCGGCCCGGGCGGACCTAGAGAGTCTTCTGCGACGACGCCTTGTCGTTCATCTCGTTCGTCGACCAGTCCGGCCCGAAGTTCATCTCCCGGCCCGCCCACACCCAGATGGCGATGCCGCCCTTCTTCGTGTTGTAGCTACCCTCCGAATAGATGTAGAAACCGCGGTTCGAATCGAACCTCTTCGTGCCGGAAACCCAGCGATCCACCACCGGAAGAATGGCGGATCGCTCTTACTTTCCCGACGTTAATCACCGCCTCTGGACAGCCGATGGACGGTGACTTGATCAGTCGAGGGCCGGCAGCGAGGCCTTGCCCTTGTCCGGGATGACGAACGGGGTGTCGATGTCGGCGGTGCCCTCGCCGATCTTCACCGCGGCGACCCCGACCCCGGTGCCGGCGATCTCACCGGTCGGGTCCTGGATGATGAAGACGTCCGCGCCGGTCCGGATCGTGTAGGTGGGCTTGCCGTTCGACTCACCGGTCTGCCGGAACCGGAAGATCTGGTCGGCGGCCGCCGCGTTACAACCGGCCGTCACCACGGTGCCGGGCCGGCCACCCGCGCCGAGTTTCGCCGACACGCACAGCGCCTCACCGCCGGACCGCACCTTGGCGGTGCGGATGTGGAATTCATCGCCGCCAGCCGTGTCCGGTGTGAGCACGAACAGTTCTTTGTCACCGAACGACGACGACAGACCAATCTTGCCGCCGTTGACCACACCGAGGGTGGCCTCGCTGTTCTGCGGCAGCAGGTAGACCTGCCGGGTTCCGCTGAACACGCCACTGCCACCACCGCTACCAGTACCGCTACCGCCGGTGGCCGCGGTGGTGGCGGTGGCTGCCGGGCGGGTGGTCGTCCGAGTCGCGGGTTCGGTGGTCGTGGCGTCGGCGGTCGGCGCGGCGGCCGACTCCGACACCACCGGCAACGATGCCGGGTCCACCCCGAGCGACGGCGCCGAGACCGGCGGGGAATCACCCCCAGCGCTGTTGCAGGCGGAGGTGAGCAGCAGACCGGCGAGAGCCGCGGCAATCGCTGGAACACGAGCTGAGGAAAGCACGGCGAACTCCTAATACAGAGGTGTTTGTCGAAGTCTTTCCGCAGGCCCAGGGCCGCCACCAGCACCTGGAGCGGAACCGGTGACGAAGAGGCAGCGCCGATGGGCCGTTGTTACGGCCTACCGCCTCGTCGGATACGCCTTCCTGCGTGCGAGGATGCGGATCATGAGCGTTGCCGCGGCCCTGGTGTTCTTCGTGGTCGTCGCGGGCCGGTTTCTGCTGCCGCTGGCCATTCCGTACTTTCCGCTACCCGCCGTCATCGGCTGCCTGGTGCTCGACGGCGTGGACCAGACGATCTTCCAGAGCTTCGGGTACGACCCGCCTGGCTACCAGTCGTACGACAAGGCGATGGACGTCTACTACCTGTCCATCGCCTACCTGTCGACACTGCGCAACTGGACCAACCAGGCCGCGTTCGAGATCTCCCGGTTCCTGTTCTTCTACCGGCTGGCCGGAGCGCTCCTCTTCGAGGTCACGCAGGCGCGCTGGCTGCTGCTGGCCTTCCCCAACGTCTTCGAGTACTTCTTCATCGCGTACGAGACGATCCGGTCCCGCGGGTCACCGGTCACCCTGATGGCCACCTGGTGGATCAGCCTGGCCGGGGTGATCTGGGTGGTGGTCAAGCTGCCGCAGGAGTGGTGGCTGCACGTCGCCCAGTTGGACCTCACCGACGAGATCTCCGGCCATCAGTGGATCCTCGGGCTGATCGTCGCCCTGCTGGCCGGGATCTCCGTGCTGTTTCAGCGACTGATCCGGCCACGGCTGCCGCCCGCCGACTGGGATTGGCGGGTCCGTCCCGAACCGCTGCCGGAGGAGATCGACGAGCCGCACGAGCAGGACGCCTGGCGGACCCGGTACGACGCCGTCTGGTCCTGGAACACCTTCGAGAAAGCGCTGCTGCTCAGCCTGGTCTGCGGCGTCTTCGGCCAGATGCTGCCCGACTTCACCGGCTCCACCACCGAACTGTTCGCCGGTGTGGCCGTCGCCGTCGTCATGAACGCGGCGATCTCACTGGCCGTCGCCCGGCGCAACTGGACGATCCGGTCCACCGGACTCGCCTTCGCCACCCGGCTGCTGCTCAACGTGGCGCTGGCCACGATCGGTGACTGGCTGCTCGGCCGGCAGATGGACGGTTACGACACGCTGTTCTTCCTCACCATGATCTCGCTGATCACCACGTTGCACGACCGCTGGCGCCCGGTGCACCACTACCGCAGGCTCACCGCCACGGCCGGGTGAGCCACGGCGGACCTGTCGCCGCTCCAGCTTCACGACCCGGGCCGCGGGGTTCGACCCGCGATCCGGGTCGAACCCCGCAGCGGATCAGGCGCTTGTTCGGTACGGGTGGATGCTGCTGTCAGGCAACGCTGATGAAGGACATGGTGTCGTTCGCCAACCGACCGCCCAAGCCGTCGAAGTTGATCCGCTGGCCGGACAGCAGCCACGTGCTGGCACCCTGGGCGTTGAAGTCCGCGGTGACCCGGACGTTGGTGTCGGTGTTGTTGATGATCGAGGAAGCGGCGTCGTTGGCGGCGTCGCCGTTGTAGAAGTGCCAGTCCGGCAGGAAGTTGTGCACGCCGCTGTAGACGATGAGGACGCTGCCCGTCAGGTTGACGTTCTGGTAGATGCAGACCTCCCCGTTCTTGCAGGCGTAGGCGGCCTGGGCCGGCGCCGGCAAGGCGACCAGGCTGGCGGCGACGGCCGCGGCTGCAGCGGCAACCATGCGCTTCTTCATACGATCTCCCCATTCATGAACAAATTGTCTATCTCACCCTGACCGGCCCCTCTGGACAGGCAGTTCCTCCGCAGATGCGCCTGGTCGGAGCTGCCCCGGCGGGCGCGCCGCCCGGCCGGCCGACCTGCTCGGGCGGCCGGGTGCGGTGCCCGCTGAGGAGTTATCTGGTCAGCGAGATGTAGGACATGCTGTTGTCGGCCAGGACCAGGCCCTTGCCGTTGAGATTCAACTGCTCGCCAGGCGGGACCCACAGGCTCTTGCCCTGGGCGTCGAAGTCCTCGGTGATCCGCGCTGTCAGCGTGGTGGACCTGTTGATGATCGAGGAGGCGGCGTCGTTGGCGGCGTTGCCGTTGTAGAAGTGCCAGTCCGGCAGGAAGTTGTGCGCGCCGCTGTAGATGATGAGGACACTGCCCCTGAGGTTGACGTCCTCGTAGATGCAGACCTCGCCGGTCTGGCAGGCGTAGGCGGCCTGCGCGGGCGCCGGCGACACGACCAGACCGGTGACGGCCGCCGCGACGGCAGCGGCTGCTGCCATGCGCTTCTTCATGGGTGCTCCTCGAATCTGAGTGTGCTTTCGGCATCACGCTGCCACGCGGCACTGGACAGACACTTTCCGATCTGTTGACCGATGGGTGTTCGGAGTTGATTCGCCTGGTTGGCGCGGAGTTGGACGGGTGACGGCGACCTACCTGTCCTACAAAGGAATGCCTAACCGTCCGTGGCCGCGAAAAGTGCCCGGGCCCGCAGCCGCCGGACCTTGCCGCTCGTGGTCACCGGGATGCTGCCGGTCGGAACCAGGACGATCTCGGTGATCTCGACGTCGTGCCGATCGCGGACCGCTGACCGGATCGCGGACTCGATCTCGGCGCGTAGGACGGCATCGACCGGCAGCGCGAGCCGGACCTCGGCGGCGACGGCGAGCCGGTCCAGGGCGGGGCCGTTCGGGACGACCGCGCAGCGCCGGCCGCGCAGCGCGGGGTGACAGCCCTCGATCGTGAACTCGACGTCCTCCGGGTGCAGGAAGCGCCCGTCGACCTCGATCACGTCGGCGAGGCGGCCGGTGACGAACAGCTCGCCGTGGTGCAGAAAGCCGAGGTCGCCGGTACGGAAGTAGTCCTGACCGTCGAACCCGGAGATGCGGGCGCCGTACACGGTGGTGGTGTCGTCCTTCTCGTAGCCGCGCGCGACGTTCGGGCCGTGCAGCCAGATCTCGCCGATGCCCCCGGGGCCGCGTTCGACGTGGGTGGCCGGGTCGACGATCCGGGCCGTCAGGCCAGGTGCGACGATGCCGCAGCTGACCACCTCCGGCCCGGTGTCCGGCTGCTCGACGGCGGCGCCGGTCTGCAGCGCTCGCCGGTCGAAGCGCACGACGCGGGGCGGGCCGCCGTACCGGAGCCCGCTGACGAAGACGGTGGCTTCGGCCATGCCGAAACAGGGCGCCAGCGCGTCCGGATCGAAGCCGGCCAGGCGGAAGTGCTCGGTGAAGCGGGTCAGGGTCTCGGCACGGACCGGCTCGGCGGCGTTCAGCACGACCGCCATCGACCGCAGGTCGAGCCCGGCCGCCTCCTGCTGGGACACGCGCCGGGCGCAGAGGTCGAAGGCGAAGTTCGGCGCGGCGGTGATCTGGCCGCCGGTCTCGCTGATCGTGCGCAGCCAGACGCCGGGGTCTTTGAGGAAGTGCAGCGGGGAGATCATGGTGGCGGTGCCGGCCCGCCAGGCGGCGAACAACAGCAGGGCCAGGCCCATGTCGTGGAAGACCGGTAGCCAGCTGACCACCTGAGCGGTCTCCACCCGCGGGCCGACCGACCGGACGAACTCGTCGAGCATGCGCAGGTTGTGCAGGTAGTTGTCGTGGCTCACCAGCACGCCCTTCGGCGCTCCGGTGGAGCCGGAGGTGTACTGGACGAGGGCGAGTTCGTGGCCGGCCCGGTCCGCCGCACTGGTGAGACCTGTTTCCACTGCCTGGTCGACGGTGATGCCCCGGTCGCCGAAACCGACCAGTTGGTCCGAGGTCACGATCATCGTGGCGCCCGAGTGCTCGGCGGCCCGCCGGCCGGTCCGTCCCGGGGCGATCGGCACCGCCACGACGCCGGCGTACCAGCAGCCGAACAGCGCCGGGACGAAGTCAGCGTCCGCGCCGAAGAGCAGGGCGACCCGGTCACCGGGTGCGG from Actinoplanes derwentensis includes these protein-coding regions:
- a CDS encoding PPOX class F420-dependent oxidoreductase, translating into MTVLEELGAAKYVLLTTFRRDGRAVSTAVWILPAPGGELAVWTGEDTGKLKRIRNNSDVTLAPCTVRGKVLGETVRATARIGSREQTLWATKRILRKYGLIGLSVLTGSLLKNRRIGGVAVLLTLQD
- a CDS encoding peptidase inhibitor family I36 protein is translated as MKKRMVAAAAAAVAASLVALPAPAQAAYACKNGEVCIYQNVNLTGSVLIVYSGVHNFLPDWHFYNGDAANDAASSIINNTDTNVRVTADFNAQGASTWLLSGQRINFDGLGGRLANDTMSFISVA
- a CDS encoding fatty acyl-AMP ligase, with the translated sequence MDLVQLLRRNAADHPDRIAVRAAGQPELTWSQVDSRAQAVAGSLAKFTAPGDRVALLFGADADFVPALFGCWYAGVVAVPIAPGRTGRRAAEHSGATMIVTSDQLVGFGDRGITVDQAVETGLTSAADRAGHELALVQYTSGSTGAPKGVLVSHDNYLHNLRMLDEFVRSVGPRVETAQVVSWLPVFHDMGLALLLFAAWRAGTATMISPLHFLKDPGVWLRTISETGGQITAAPNFAFDLCARRVSQQEAAGLDLRSMAVVLNAAEPVRAETLTRFTEHFRLAGFDPDALAPCFGMAEATVFVSGLRYGGPPRVVRFDRRALQTGAAVEQPDTGPEVVSCGIVAPGLTARIVDPATHVERGPGGIGEIWLHGPNVARGYEKDDTTTVYGARISGFDGQDYFRTGDLGFLHHGELFVTGRLADVIEVDGRFLHPEDVEFTIEGCHPALRGRRCAVVPNGPALDRLAVAAEVRLALPVDAVLRAEIESAIRSAVRDRHDVEITEIVLVPTGSIPVTTSGKVRRLRARALFAATDG
- a CDS encoding peptidase inhibitor family I36 protein, which encodes MKKRMAAAAAVAAAVTGLVVSPAPAQAAYACQTGEVCIYEDVNLRGSVLIIYSGAHNFLPDWHFYNGNAANDAASSIINRSTTLTARITEDFDAQGKSLWVPPGEQLNLNGKGLVLADNSMSYISLTR